In Streptomyces sp. NBC_00483, a single window of DNA contains:
- a CDS encoding nuclear transport factor 2 family protein: MTKEDTADELGPLERLLGERACERLILELVRRLDLGDPGTVCELFTPDGVWEWPYDSRRIEGRGALRAYFGGRPADRLSRRMCTNILVTVDTPDTATATTYFATYRVDGYTSGAIVPTRLPANVGHYEDTFRKVDGRWLMASRTLALPFGGPTEQVGGADPAQ; the protein is encoded by the coding sequence ATGACCAAGGAAGACACGGCGGACGAACTCGGCCCACTGGAACGCCTCCTGGGGGAACGCGCCTGTGAGCGGCTGATCCTGGAACTCGTGCGCCGCCTCGACCTCGGGGACCCGGGTACGGTCTGTGAACTCTTCACCCCCGACGGCGTCTGGGAGTGGCCCTACGACAGCCGGAGGATCGAGGGCAGGGGGGCACTGCGCGCCTACTTCGGCGGCCGCCCGGCCGACCGCCTGTCCCGGCGGATGTGCACGAACATCCTGGTCACCGTCGACACACCGGACACCGCCACGGCCACCACATACTTCGCCACCTACCGCGTCGACGGCTACACGAGCGGCGCGATCGTCCCGACCCGGCTGCCCGCGAACGTCGGCCACTACGAGGACACCTTCCGCAAGGTGGACGGCCGTTGGCTCATGGCGAGCCGGACGCTGGCCCTCCCCTTCGGCGGGCCCACCGAACAAGTGGGTGGGGCCGACCCGGCGCAGTAG
- a CDS encoding nucleobase:cation symporter-2 family protein, producing MTTHPVDQVPPARQLAAFGLQHVLAMYAGAVAVPLIVGGAMRLSPADLAYLITADLLVCGIATLIQCVGVWRFGIRLPIVQGCTFAAVSPMVLIGTTGGGLPAIYGAVIVAGLAMMLLAPVFGRLLRFFPPLVTGTVILIIGLSLLPTAGTWAAGGSGAKDFGDPKNIGLAALVLVLVLGVQRFAPPALSRVAVLVGIVVGTAVAIPTGFTDFSAVGEAHWFGISTPFHFGAPEFHAAAIVSMLIVALVTMTETTGDFIAVGEMTGRPVDRRALGDGLRADGFSTVLGGVFNTFPYTAFAQNVGLVGMTKVRSRWVVAVSGGILILLGLLPKLGAVVAAIPSPVLGGAGLVMFGTVAASGLRTLAKVDFEGNSNLTVVAVSVAVGLLPVGVPTIYEHFPNWFQTVMDSGISAGCLTAIALNLLFNHLPQKAGSAPSAVAEPVLLPGSRVEHGVEKAGEERV from the coding sequence ATGACAACGCACCCCGTGGACCAGGTCCCGCCCGCGCGCCAGTTGGCGGCGTTCGGGCTGCAGCACGTTCTCGCCATGTACGCGGGCGCGGTCGCCGTGCCGCTGATCGTGGGCGGCGCGATGAGGCTGTCGCCCGCCGATCTCGCGTATCTGATCACCGCCGACCTGCTGGTGTGCGGCATCGCGACGCTCATCCAGTGCGTGGGTGTGTGGCGCTTCGGCATCCGGCTGCCGATCGTGCAGGGCTGTACGTTCGCGGCCGTGTCGCCGATGGTGCTGATCGGCACGACGGGCGGCGGCCTCCCGGCGATCTACGGGGCGGTGATCGTCGCGGGCCTCGCCATGATGCTCCTCGCCCCGGTCTTCGGGCGGCTGCTGCGCTTCTTCCCGCCGCTGGTCACCGGCACGGTGATCCTGATCATCGGCCTGTCACTGCTGCCGACCGCGGGCACGTGGGCCGCGGGCGGCTCAGGGGCGAAGGACTTCGGCGACCCGAAGAACATCGGGCTCGCGGCGCTCGTCCTGGTGCTCGTGCTCGGCGTGCAGCGGTTCGCGCCGCCGGCCCTGAGCCGGGTCGCGGTGCTCGTCGGCATCGTGGTGGGCACGGCGGTGGCGATACCCACCGGCTTCACGGACTTCTCCGCCGTCGGGGAAGCGCACTGGTTCGGGATCAGCACGCCGTTCCACTTCGGTGCCCCGGAGTTCCACGCGGCGGCGATCGTTTCGATGTTGATCGTGGCTCTGGTGACGATGACCGAGACCACAGGTGACTTCATCGCGGTCGGCGAGATGACGGGCCGCCCCGTGGACCGGCGCGCGCTCGGCGACGGACTGCGCGCCGACGGCTTCTCGACCGTCCTCGGCGGCGTCTTCAACACCTTCCCGTACACGGCGTTCGCGCAGAACGTGGGCCTCGTCGGCATGACGAAGGTGCGCAGCCGCTGGGTGGTCGCCGTCTCCGGCGGCATCCTGATCCTGCTCGGGCTGCTGCCGAAGCTGGGCGCGGTGGTCGCCGCGATCCCCTCGCCCGTGCTCGGCGGCGCGGGCCTGGTGATGTTCGGGACGGTCGCGGCGAGCGGCCTCAGGACCCTGGCGAAGGTGGACTTCGAGGGCAACAGCAATCTCACCGTGGTGGCCGTCTCGGTCGCCGTCGGTCTGCTTCCGGTGGGCGTGCCGACGATCTACGAGCACTTCCCCAACTGGTTCCAGACGGTGATGGACAGCGGCATCAGCGCGGGCTGCCTGACGGCGATCGCACTGAACCTGCTGTTCAACCACCTTCCGCAGAAGGCGGGTTCGGCGCCGTCAGCTGTCGCCGAGCCGGTCCTCCTGCCGGGTAGCCGCGTCGAGCACGGCGTCGAGAAGGCCGGGGAAGAGCGCGTCTAG
- a CDS encoding NADP oxidoreductase yields the protein MPHIAVVGSGPSGVYTAQGLVGQGRVPDVRVDVLDRLPCPYGLVRYGVAPDHEKIKSLQNNLRAVLEDERVRFLGGVEIGPALPPAKLLELYDAVVYCVGAAADRRLGVPGEDLPGSWSATDFVAWYSAHPDAIESGFVRGVRTAVAIGVGNVSVDVTRMLARGVPELLPTDMPRAALDTLAASEVRDVHMVGRRGPSQARFTTKELRELGGLPDTEVLVDERELALDPLYADPSTLPAAQRRNVEVLRGWAAEPPRGARRRIHLRFYLRPAELLAGDDGRVAGVRFERTRPDGHGGATGTGLFEEIGAELVLRSVGYRGVPMEGLPFDEGSGTVPHEAGRVLRDARVAPGEYVAGWIKRGPTGVIGTNRPCAKETVASLLDDVPALVRSGGATRDPLSGLIAAGVRPVQWDGWRAIERAEAELGRGLGRGSVKIPDWEGLLGAARGS from the coding sequence GTGCCGCACATCGCTGTCGTCGGCTCGGGCCCGAGCGGGGTCTACACCGCGCAGGGCCTCGTGGGGCAGGGCCGCGTCCCGGACGTCCGCGTCGACGTGCTCGACCGACTTCCCTGCCCGTACGGCCTGGTGCGCTACGGCGTCGCCCCGGACCACGAGAAGATCAAGTCGCTGCAGAACAATCTGCGGGCGGTCCTGGAGGACGAGCGGGTCCGCTTCCTCGGCGGGGTGGAGATCGGCCCGGCGCTGCCGCCCGCCAAGCTTCTGGAGCTGTACGACGCGGTGGTGTACTGCGTGGGCGCGGCGGCCGACCGGCGGCTCGGGGTGCCGGGCGAGGACCTGCCGGGCAGCTGGTCGGCGACCGACTTCGTGGCCTGGTACAGCGCCCACCCGGATGCGATCGAAAGCGGCTTCGTACGGGGCGTGCGCACGGCCGTCGCCATCGGCGTGGGCAATGTGTCGGTGGACGTGACGCGGATGCTGGCCCGCGGCGTCCCCGAGCTCCTGCCCACCGACATGCCGCGCGCAGCCCTCGACACCCTCGCCGCGAGCGAGGTCCGGGATGTGCACATGGTGGGTCGGCGGGGCCCCTCGCAGGCCCGCTTCACCACGAAGGAGCTGCGCGAGCTGGGCGGCCTCCCGGACACCGAAGTCCTCGTCGACGAGCGCGAGTTGGCGCTCGACCCGCTGTACGCCGACCCGTCCACCCTGCCCGCCGCGCAGCGGCGCAACGTGGAGGTGCTGCGCGGCTGGGCCGCCGAGCCACCACGGGGCGCGCGCCGACGGATCCATCTGCGGTTCTATCTACGGCCCGCCGAGCTGCTGGCGGGCGACGACGGCCGGGTGGCCGGGGTCCGCTTCGAGCGGACGCGGCCCGACGGGCACGGGGGCGCGACCGGCACGGGGCTGTTCGAGGAAATCGGCGCGGAACTGGTGCTGCGGTCGGTGGGCTATCGCGGAGTGCCCATGGAGGGCCTGCCGTTCGACGAGGGCAGCGGCACCGTGCCGCACGAGGCGGGGCGGGTGCTGCGGGACGCCCGGGTGGCGCCGGGCGAGTACGTCGCCGGGTGGATCAAGCGCGGCCCGACGGGCGTGATCGGCACCAACCGCCCTTGCGCCAAGGAGACCGTAGCGTCCCTCCTGGACGATGTCCCCGCCCTCGTACGCAGCGGGGGTGCGACGCGGGATCCGCTGAGTGGTCTGATCGCGGCCGGGGTGCGGCCCGTGCAGTGGGACGGGTGGCGGGCGATCGAGCGGGCCGAGGCGGAATTGGGGCGGGGGCTCGGGCGGGGCTCGGTGAAGATCCCCGACTGGGAGGGCCTGTTGGGCGCGGCGCGGGGTTCGTAG
- a CDS encoding DUF305 domain-containing protein, with translation MKVAAVALVAASTLALTACDSGGSGDADKANSPASAGPSVIAPGKPGDVAETLSAKDAERRGSDDTPNSADVTYAQMMIPHHEQALKMTRLAAKQAKSAKIKGLAERITAAQGPEIETMRGWLHKYDRDTEPKGHQAHDAMPGMATESQLKKLRAARGQAFDELFLKLMITHHQGAVTMATEVKSGGNNVQVEEMADDVIAQQTSEIDRMRDMS, from the coding sequence ATGAAAGTTGCCGCCGTCGCGCTGGTGGCGGCGTCGACGCTGGCATTGACCGCGTGCGACTCGGGGGGCTCGGGCGACGCCGACAAGGCCAACTCCCCTGCGTCCGCCGGGCCTTCGGTCATCGCGCCGGGCAAGCCGGGCGACGTGGCCGAGACCCTTTCGGCCAAGGACGCCGAGCGGCGCGGGTCGGACGACACCCCGAACTCCGCCGACGTCACGTACGCGCAGATGATGATCCCGCACCACGAGCAGGCCCTGAAGATGACCCGACTGGCCGCGAAACAGGCCAAGTCGGCGAAGATCAAGGGGCTCGCCGAGCGGATCACCGCCGCGCAGGGGCCGGAGATCGAGACGATGCGCGGCTGGCTGCACAAGTACGACCGCGACACCGAGCCCAAGGGCCACCAGGCGCACGACGCGATGCCGGGGATGGCGACGGAGTCCCAGCTGAAGAAGTTGCGGGCCGCCCGGGGCCAGGCCTTCGACGAGCTGTTCCTGAAGCTGATGATCACGCATCACCAGGGCGCCGTGACGATGGCCACGGAGGTCAAGAGCGGCGGGAACAACGTACAGGTGGAGGAGATGGCCGACGACGTGATCGCGCAGCAGACCAGCGAGATCGACCGGATGCGCGACATGTCCTGA
- a CDS encoding ArsR/SmtB family transcription factor, with the protein MTTAAPHTGTAAGGRTLAHPARTEIRLEAVLHALSDPMRLAVVREMAASAQAELSCSAFDLPVTKSTTTHHFRVLREAGVIEQVYRGTAKLNGLRRADLDALFPGLLDAVLDAATRQEDRLGDS; encoded by the coding sequence ATGACGACCGCAGCACCGCACACCGGGACCGCCGCCGGCGGCCGCACGCTCGCGCACCCCGCCCGTACGGAGATCCGGCTCGAAGCGGTGCTGCACGCGCTGTCCGACCCGATGCGCCTGGCCGTCGTCCGGGAGATGGCGGCCTCGGCCCAGGCCGAGCTGTCCTGTTCGGCCTTCGACCTGCCCGTCACCAAGTCGACCACCACGCACCACTTCCGCGTGCTGCGCGAGGCAGGCGTGATCGAGCAGGTTTACCGGGGGACCGCCAAGCTCAACGGCCTGCGCAGGGCCGACCTAGACGCGCTCTTCCCCGGCCTTCTCGACGCCGTGCTCGACGCGGCTACCCGGCAGGAGGACCGGCTCGGCGACAGCTGA
- the aztC gene encoding zinc ABC transporter substrate-binding protein AztC produces MSADEAKKRVRVGTARLRSLLLGLLTLAAAATATACATDSERPRIVVTTNILGDVTRQIAGDQAEVTVLMKPNADPHSFGLSARQAADIERADLVVHNGLGLEENVLRHVDAARESGVATFEVGKAVDPLTFHTGDDAGDGQVDPHFWTDPDRMRKAAGLIADQITEHVDGVDDSAVRAQADRYDKKLANLSTWMEKSFDRVPEKRRAIVTNHHVFGYLADRFDLRVVGAVVPSGTTLASPSSSDLRSLTQAMDEAGVRTVFADSSQPTRLAEVLRKEMGGGVQVVKLYSESLTAKGEGADTYLRMMRANTTAMTKGLTAR; encoded by the coding sequence ATGAGCGCGGACGAGGCGAAGAAGCGCGTCCGTGTGGGCACGGCACGGCTGCGCAGCCTGCTGCTCGGCCTGCTGACCCTGGCGGCCGCCGCCACCGCGACCGCCTGCGCCACCGACAGCGAACGGCCCCGGATCGTCGTCACCACCAACATCCTCGGCGACGTCACCCGGCAGATAGCGGGCGACCAGGCCGAGGTCACCGTCCTCATGAAGCCCAACGCCGACCCGCACTCCTTCGGGCTCTCCGCACGGCAGGCCGCCGACATCGAACGGGCCGACCTGGTCGTCCACAACGGCCTCGGCCTGGAGGAGAACGTGCTGCGCCACGTCGACGCAGCCCGCGAGTCCGGCGTTGCCACCTTCGAGGTCGGCAAGGCCGTCGACCCGCTCACCTTCCACACGGGCGACGACGCCGGGGACGGCCAGGTCGACCCGCACTTCTGGACCGACCCCGACCGCATGCGCAAGGCGGCGGGCCTCATCGCCGACCAGATCACCGAGCACGTCGACGGCGTCGACGACAGCGCGGTGCGCGCCCAGGCCGACCGCTACGACAAGAAGTTGGCGAACCTCAGCACCTGGATGGAGAAGTCCTTCGACCGCGTCCCCGAGAAGCGGCGCGCCATCGTCACCAACCACCACGTCTTCGGCTACCTCGCCGACCGCTTCGACCTCCGCGTCGTCGGCGCCGTCGTCCCCAGCGGCACCACCCTCGCCTCGCCCAGCTCCTCCGACCTGCGCTCCCTCACGCAGGCCATGGACGAGGCCGGCGTCCGCACGGTCTTCGCCGACTCCTCCCAACCCACGCGCCTCGCCGAGGTGTTGCGCAAGGAGATGGGCGGCGGGGTCCAGGTCGTGAAGCTGTACTCCGAGTCCCTGACGGCCAAGGGCGAGGGCGCGGACACGTACCTGCGGATGATGCGCGCCAACACGACGGCGATGACCAAGGGCCTGACGGCCCGCTGA
- a CDS encoding helix-turn-helix domain-containing protein, with protein sequence MSTLVDSLAPADPVDARTVGPLLRGWRERRRFSQQELSNRSAVSTRHLSRVETGRAHPTPEMILHLADHLDVPLRARNELLLAGGYAPHYRDRDLADASLAVVMDGLRGLLDAHMPYPALLLDTYWDVVDANEGVAALLEGCAPRLLEPPINVIRLCVHEEGLAPRIRNFTQWASHLHHQLVHRAERTHDPRHFALAEETARHLAAMPRTAPTGSPVLTLELTVPDAAPLRFFSTSAQLTTPADAALEGLHLETFLPADDATRRRFEKNSQAHGSAW encoded by the coding sequence ATGAGCACCCTCGTGGACTCCCTCGCCCCGGCGGACCCCGTGGACGCCCGCACCGTCGGCCCGCTGCTGCGCGGCTGGCGCGAGCGGCGCCGCTTCAGCCAGCAGGAGCTGTCCAACCGCTCCGCGGTCTCCACCCGGCACCTCAGCCGCGTGGAGACCGGCAGGGCGCACCCGACGCCCGAGATGATCCTGCACCTGGCGGACCACCTCGACGTCCCGCTGCGCGCACGCAACGAGCTGCTCCTCGCGGGCGGTTACGCGCCGCACTACCGGGACCGGGACCTGGCGGACGCCTCGCTCGCGGTCGTCATGGACGGTCTCCGGGGGCTCCTCGACGCCCATATGCCGTACCCGGCACTGCTGTTGGACACCTACTGGGACGTCGTCGACGCCAACGAGGGCGTGGCCGCGCTACTCGAAGGGTGTGCGCCCCGGCTCCTCGAACCCCCGATCAACGTCATCCGGCTGTGCGTGCACGAGGAGGGCCTTGCCCCGCGGATCCGCAACTTCACGCAGTGGGCCTCCCACCTGCACCACCAGCTGGTCCACCGCGCCGAACGCACCCACGACCCGCGCCACTTCGCCCTCGCCGAGGAAACCGCGCGGCACCTCGCCGCCATGCCCCGCACCGCCCCCACCGGCAGTCCCGTCCTCACGTTGGAACTCACCGTGCCGGACGCCGCACCGCTGCGCTTCTTCAGCACCTCCGCGCAGCTCACCACACCCGCCGACGCCGCCCTGGAGGGACTGCACCTGGAGACGTTCCTGCCGGCGGACGACGCGACCCGGCGCCGCTTCGAAAAGAACTCGCAGGCGCACGGCTCTGCTTGGTAG
- a CDS encoding NADH:flavin oxidoreductase/NADH oxidase, producing MSALFEPYTLRSVTIPNRVWMPPMCQYSAAPEGPFTGAPNDWHFQHYGARAAGGTGLIIVEATAVSPEGRISPQDLGIWNDTQVEAFRRIASFLKSQNTVPGIQLGHAGRKASTDRPWKGGAPVGPDAYGWEAVAPSPVPFDEQHPVPAELSVEGIKEIVQQFVDATRRTLEAGFEVIELHGAHGYLIGEFLSPHSNKRTDEYGGSYENRTRFALEVVDAVREVWPEELPLLFRISATDWLEEGEGWTADDTVRFASELQAHGVDLIDVSTGGNAAGVRIPLGPGYQVPFATRVRNEAGVPAAAVGLITEPEQAEKILANGEADAVLVGRELLRDPSFARHAARELGSESHVPDQYHRSV from the coding sequence GTGAGCGCACTGTTCGAGCCCTACACCCTGCGGTCCGTGACCATCCCCAACCGCGTGTGGATGCCGCCGATGTGCCAGTACAGCGCGGCTCCCGAGGGCCCGTTCACCGGCGCTCCGAACGACTGGCACTTCCAGCACTACGGGGCGCGCGCCGCGGGCGGCACCGGCCTGATCATCGTCGAGGCGACGGCCGTCTCCCCCGAGGGCCGCATCTCGCCGCAGGACCTCGGCATCTGGAACGACACCCAGGTCGAGGCCTTCCGCCGGATCGCGTCGTTCCTGAAGTCGCAGAACACCGTGCCGGGCATCCAGCTGGGCCATGCCGGCCGCAAGGCCTCGACCGACCGGCCCTGGAAGGGCGGCGCGCCGGTGGGCCCGGACGCGTACGGCTGGGAGGCCGTGGCGCCCAGCCCGGTGCCCTTCGACGAGCAGCACCCGGTCCCGGCCGAGCTGTCGGTCGAGGGCATCAAGGAGATCGTCCAGCAGTTCGTCGACGCCACCCGCCGCACTCTGGAGGCCGGTTTCGAGGTCATCGAGCTGCACGGCGCGCACGGCTACCTCATCGGCGAGTTCCTCTCTCCGCACTCCAACAAGCGCACCGACGAGTACGGCGGCTCCTACGAGAACCGCACCCGTTTCGCCCTGGAGGTCGTGGACGCGGTCCGCGAGGTGTGGCCGGAGGAGCTGCCGCTGCTCTTCCGTATCTCCGCGACCGACTGGCTGGAGGAGGGCGAGGGCTGGACCGCCGACGACACGGTCCGTTTCGCCTCCGAGTTGCAGGCCCACGGCGTGGACCTGATCGACGTGTCGACGGGCGGCAACGCCGCGGGCGTCCGCATCCCCCTCGGCCCCGGCTACCAGGTCCCCTTCGCGACCCGTGTCCGTAACGAGGCCGGCGTCCCGGCCGCCGCGGTCGGTCTCATCACCGAGCCCGAGCAGGCCGAGAAGATCCTCGCCAACGGTGAGGCCGACGCAGTCCTCGTCGGCCGCGAGCTCCTTCGCGACCCGTCCTTCGCCCGCCACGCGGCGCGCGAACTGGGCTCCGAGAGCCACGTGCCGGACCAGTACCACCGTTCCGTCTGA
- the aztB gene encoding zinc ABC transporter permease AztB, giving the protein MEWLTAPFEVAFVQRALWGGILVSAICALAGTWVVLRGMAFLGDAMSHGLLPGVALAALFGGNLMVGAVASAAVMTAGVTVLGRARRLSRDTGIGLLFVGMLSLGVIIVSRSQSFAVDLTGFLFGDVLAVRGQDLAVLGVALFVALVVSVLGHRAFLALTFDARKAQTLGLRPRLAHAVLLGLLGLAIVASFHIVGTLLVLGLLIAPPAAALPWARSVRGVMVGAALLGAAATFGGLLLSWHLGTAAGATVSALAVSLFFLSHLASGVRHRRTSRAADGAAAAPVPEVDRRKSEAMS; this is encoded by the coding sequence ATGGAGTGGTTGACGGCCCCGTTCGAGGTGGCCTTTGTGCAGCGCGCCCTGTGGGGCGGAATCCTGGTGTCGGCGATCTGTGCGCTGGCCGGGACCTGGGTGGTGCTCAGGGGGATGGCCTTCCTCGGGGACGCCATGTCCCACGGGCTGCTGCCCGGTGTCGCGTTGGCCGCGCTGTTCGGCGGCAACCTGATGGTGGGCGCGGTCGCGAGCGCGGCGGTGATGACGGCGGGGGTGACCGTCCTCGGCAGGGCACGGCGATTGTCCCGGGATACCGGGATCGGGCTGCTGTTCGTCGGCATGCTGTCGCTCGGCGTGATCATCGTGTCGCGCTCGCAGTCCTTCGCGGTGGATCTGACCGGATTCCTCTTCGGTGATGTGCTCGCGGTGCGCGGACAGGACCTCGCCGTGCTGGGGGTGGCCCTGTTCGTGGCGCTCGTCGTCTCGGTCCTCGGGCATCGGGCCTTTCTTGCTCTGACCTTCGATGCCCGCAAGGCCCAGACGCTGGGCCTGCGCCCGCGGCTCGCGCACGCCGTGCTGCTCGGTCTCCTTGGTCTCGCGATCGTCGCCTCGTTCCACATCGTGGGCACGCTGCTCGTCCTCGGCCTGCTGATCGCGCCGCCCGCGGCCGCCCTGCCCTGGGCGCGCAGTGTGCGCGGGGTCATGGTGGGCGCCGCCCTCCTCGGGGCCGCCGCCACCTTCGGCGGGCTGCTCCTGTCGTGGCACCTCGGCACCGCGGCCGGAGCCACCGTCTCGGCGCTCGCGGTGAGTCTCTTCTTCCTCTCCCATCTCGCCTCCGGCGTCCGCCACCGCCGTACGAGCCGTGCCGCCGACGGCGCCGCTGCCGCTCCCGTTCCCGAAGTCGACCGAAGGAAGTCGGAGGCAATGTCTTGA
- the aztA gene encoding zinc ABC transporter ATP-binding protein AztA, translated as MKTMFNKPAIVPAPRQNRTTRVHLNELCGGYPGRKVLHQLTTDITELANVALVGPNGSGKSTLLGVVAGVIRPTSGEVRHHGERRPAFVPQRGAVGDALPLTVRQTVEMGRWGGLGSWRRPSRRDLAAVDAALDRLGIGDLAGRQLGELSGGQRQRTLVAQGLAQESDLLLLDEPTTGLDPEARGRIGALLTELGGEGVTVVQATHDLEAARAADVCLLLCEGHLVGQGPPDEVLTESALARVWQPA; from the coding sequence ATGAAAACCATGTTCAACAAACCGGCCATCGTTCCGGCCCCACGACAGAACCGGACCACCCGCGTCCACCTCAACGAGCTGTGCGGGGGTTATCCCGGCCGCAAGGTTCTCCATCAACTGACCACCGACATAACGGAGTTGGCGAACGTCGCGCTCGTCGGGCCGAACGGCAGCGGGAAGTCCACGCTGCTCGGTGTGGTCGCCGGTGTGATCCGCCCTACATCGGGAGAGGTGCGGCACCACGGGGAACGGCGGCCGGCCTTCGTGCCGCAGCGCGGAGCCGTCGGGGACGCGCTTCCCCTGACCGTGCGTCAGACGGTGGAGATGGGGCGCTGGGGCGGGCTCGGGTCCTGGCGCAGGCCGTCGCGGCGGGACCTGGCGGCGGTCGACGCGGCGCTCGACCGGCTCGGCATCGGCGACCTCGCCGGGCGTCAGTTGGGCGAGCTGTCGGGTGGGCAGCGGCAGCGCACGCTGGTCGCGCAGGGGCTCGCCCAGGAGTCCGACCTGCTGCTCCTCGACGAGCCGACCACGGGGCTCGACCCGGAGGCCCGCGGCCGGATCGGGGCGCTGCTCACGGAGCTCGGGGGCGAGGGCGTGACCGTCGTGCAGGCGACCCACGACCTCGAGGCCGCGCGGGCGGCGGACGTCTGCTTGTTGCTGTGCGAGGGGCACCTCGTCGGGCAAGGTCCGCCCGACGAGGTGCTCACGGAGTCGGCGCTGGCGCGGGTCTGGCAGCCGGCGTGA
- the aztD gene encoding zinc metallochaperone AztD: MNTTPTTRRRALGGTVCALAFATVLTACGSEDDTTASSRAKGATPAAAVKDPLVAGFDGGLYILDGKSLELSRTIDLPGFNRLNPAGDEDHVVVSTDSGFRVLDAAGQRFTDITYKGSEPGHVVRHAGKTVLFTDGTGEVDVFDPADLGSGTKPKGRTYTSAEAHHGVAIELENGELLSTLGNKETRTGVLVLDKDNKEIARNEKCPGVHGEAAAKGEAIGVGCEDGILVYKDGEFTKVDAPDDYGRIGNQAGSDASPVLLGDYKTDAEAELERPTRVSLVDTEKKKLRLVDLGTSYSFRSLARGPEGEALVLGTDGKIHVIDPATGKAEKKIDAVGEWREPLDWQQPRPTLFVRDHTAYVADPGEKALHAIDLDTGKKLTSVKLPKSTNELSGTVAGH; the protein is encoded by the coding sequence GTGAACACGACCCCGACAACCCGCAGGAGAGCCCTCGGGGGAACGGTCTGCGCCCTCGCCTTCGCCACGGTGCTGACCGCCTGCGGGAGCGAGGACGACACCACCGCCTCGTCCAGGGCCAAGGGCGCCACACCCGCCGCCGCGGTCAAGGATCCGCTGGTCGCCGGCTTCGACGGCGGCCTCTACATACTCGACGGCAAGAGCCTCGAGCTCAGCAGGACGATCGACCTGCCCGGCTTCAACCGCCTCAACCCCGCGGGCGACGAGGACCACGTCGTCGTCTCCACCGACAGCGGCTTCCGCGTCCTGGACGCCGCCGGTCAGCGCTTCACCGACATCACGTACAAGGGCTCCGAGCCGGGACACGTCGTACGGCACGCGGGCAAGACGGTGCTCTTCACCGACGGCACCGGCGAGGTCGACGTCTTCGACCCCGCAGACCTGGGCAGCGGCACGAAGCCCAAGGGCCGCACCTACACCTCGGCCGAGGCCCACCACGGCGTGGCCATCGAGCTGGAGAACGGCGAACTCCTCAGCACCCTGGGCAACAAGGAGACACGTACCGGCGTGCTCGTCCTCGACAAGGACAACAAGGAGATCGCGCGCAACGAGAAGTGCCCCGGCGTGCACGGCGAGGCCGCGGCCAAGGGCGAGGCGATCGGCGTCGGCTGCGAGGACGGCATCCTCGTCTACAAGGACGGCGAGTTCACCAAGGTCGACGCCCCCGACGACTACGGCCGCATCGGCAACCAGGCCGGCAGCGACGCCTCCCCGGTCCTCCTCGGCGACTACAAGACCGACGCGGAGGCCGAGTTGGAACGCCCCACCCGCGTCTCCCTCGTCGACACGGAGAAGAAGAAGCTCCGCCTGGTCGACCTGGGGACCAGCTACTCGTTCCGCTCGCTGGCCCGCGGGCCGGAGGGCGAGGCGCTGGTCCTGGGCACCGACGGGAAGATCCATGTCATCGACCCGGCAACCGGAAAGGCCGAGAAGAAGATCGACGCCGTCGGCGAGTGGCGGGAACCCCTGGACTGGCAGCAGCCCCGGCCCACACTGTTCGTCCGCGACCACACGGCGTACGTCGCCGACCCCGGCGAGAAGGCCCTGCACGCCATCGACCTGGACACCGGCAAGAAGCTCACATCCGTGAAGCTGCCGAAGAGCACCAATGAGCTGTCCGGCACGGTGGCCGGGCACTGA
- a CDS encoding nuclear transport factor 2 family protein, translating into MTAQHAVDAYLATWNAQGEQLTKLIAEHWTPDATYTDPLAEVAGHAALAALVDGVHQQFPGMAFTEVGEVDAHHQQLRFQWGLGPEGAEPLVIGFDVLVLDEEGRIREVRGFLDKVPAA; encoded by the coding sequence ATGACCGCACAGCACGCCGTCGACGCCTACCTCGCCACCTGGAACGCGCAGGGTGAGCAGCTCACGAAGCTCATCGCCGAGCACTGGACGCCCGACGCCACCTACACCGACCCGCTGGCCGAGGTGGCGGGCCACGCCGCGCTCGCCGCGCTGGTCGACGGGGTGCACCAGCAGTTCCCAGGCATGGCGTTCACGGAGGTCGGTGAAGTGGACGCGCATCACCAGCAGTTGCGGTTCCAGTGGGGCCTGGGCCCCGAGGGTGCCGAGCCGCTGGTGATCGGCTTCGATGTCCTGGTGCTGGACGAGGAGGGCCGGATCCGGGAGGTCCGCGGCTTCCTGGACAAGGTGCCCGCGGCCTGA